Part of the Zea mays cultivar B73 chromosome 4, Zm-B73-REFERENCE-NAM-5.0, whole genome shotgun sequence genome is shown below.
actgtctaaccagtagaacatcacgctaagatgtttttaatattgaatataaattgtatataggtatatacgtttttttgtaaaataaaaaataatcgtgtcgggtcgggccagtactatgggccgaggctacagcccaagcacgacacgtcgttctttgctcttgcaagcattaggtcgtttctgagaccacattggcgcaatgaacTACATAGTTTTTGAGGTtgttgaattggatggagcaacaatgatttgtcacactaacaacaaaatgaaagtttatttgttggttttaaacgttagtaattgctacgaagtagcgtaatttatatggagcgcatccagtttttattgatgcctgactttagcaatcactccatattttgatctatcttttttataagtttgacttcatgggacttattttataaacttgatctcacaaactctcttatttggtctctgtatgatggaattatgtcattttataatctctgttcattcagtcaatcgttgtgaactctcttctaatagaTAAAtccattggtcgtgttgtaccaagacatatttgcatagagtaaacaataacatcagttagccaaatcaaaaaatatattatacagagagcggagacaatcaataaaaatcttgaattttttttgatggatagtttacgtgggtattgttgtaagccgtcgcaacgcacgggcaaccgactagtatatatatatatcggaCGGTGCGAACGGGGTTGAATGGTTGGTTGTGTAGACGAACGGAAACACGCGGCCTGGCCATGGCGGCCCAGTTGGTCCAGCACAGGAACCGCCAACCGATGAGCGGGCCAGGCTCGGGCACACCAGATATCCGACTGCCTTTCGGCCTGGGCCGGAACAGGTAGTCGACGCCTAGGAGTACGTTTTCGCGGCCCATCTTATTTGGCCGGCACCAATGGCGCGTGGCTGCACATCTGCACGACGCGGAGGAGGGGCTGGGGCGTGGGCGCGTGGCAGAGTAGAGACTAGGGCAGGAATTCGCGTCGCGGCGGCCGCAGAGCCCCGAGCCCGACCCCTCCCAGTCCCAGCAGCCGTCGGAtccctgcccgcgcgcgcgcgcACCGATCAGCTAGACACACTCATCACGCGCGCCAGAGACCATAGGGGACAGGCAGCAATTCAGCAAAAGGGCAAAGGCTGGGCCTGGCCGGCTGGGCTGGCGCAGAGCGAGGACACCGGCCGCGTACTACAGGTGCCCTGCGCTGCGCTCGCCACCACGCACGCCTGGTGCACGGATTCTGCTATGATCTCCTCACTCTTGCCCGCCCAGGTTCACTCGCTGGCGCTGACAGCGCTCTCTTTTACAGCTGTTCGAGGTAAGTGCAAGATCCACCGGGCTGTGTTACTTACATCTCGCTGGCGCTGCCCATGCCATGCTCTGCGTTGTAGAAGCACCGTAGTATCCACACCACTGGATCGAGATCGAGTACAAGGGACGCAGGTGCCCCCTGATCGCCGGTGGCGGTGCAGCGCGCGCGCGCGCAGGACTGAACAGCGTTTCCGTCAGGAGCCATAGCCCAAAGGCTGGCACCAGTCAAAAGACACGCAGCGGAAACGAAACGAGAGACCCCTGCACAGCACAGCACTCTCAAAACCGCAGGGGTGGAGGCATGGCAACGGCATCGGAGACTCAGCCCACGTGGGCGCAGGGCGCGGCACGGCGTACGGAtcggcccgcccgcccgcccggggAGACAGCCAGCGTTGCCGCTTGCTGTCCGAGGGAGACGGATTTTTTTTTACTGCCTTTTCCGACTGGTTTTTTTTCTTCTACGCGGGTGTCTCCTCGGATGGCCGCACATGGCGCACAGTGCCCGATTCAGCACTCAGCGGCGGCACACATGGCCGTCCACGGAGCCGCGCCAGGATGCTCCGGCTCGCCTGCTCGGACCGGCATCTCCTTCAATTAATTAAGAACTGCAGCAGGAGCgcagagagagtgagagagagagagagagagagcgacggCCGGGCGGCCAGTGCTGTGCAGTGCACGCAGGCGAGGCGAGGGTAGAAAGTGAAACTGGAAGAACCCAACAAGAAGTTACTGCAGCGCAGGTGCGTGCATGGGTGGCAGGCTGGTTCAAGTGAACTGGAGTTATTAATAACAGGGGACACATGGCACCATGACCACCATGATTAACACAACACCGGCAACTTTCTCTTTTTTCTCTCACTTATTTCTAACGCTCAGATATCTTATCCCCGGCTGATTTCTAGTACTAGATAAGATACCGGTACCGATTCCCTTGTTtcaatttttttttcttcttcttcgatcaaGCCGAGAATCTCAGCTCGGTTTTACACGCTCATTAACCAGGCAATGACAAACACAATTGCGATGTTTCATGTTTACTAAAACATACAAAGTCCCTTTCTCTTCTTTTTTTCCACCCAGCTTTTCAGTTCACACAAATGTGCGTGCTGGTACGGCAAAGAACTGGcagacaaacaaacaaacaaatgcACAAAagcttattttcttttctttttctcctcactGCGGACCTGCCAGAGCCTAAAAAGGTCAACAAATGTGCTGGTAGCCTAGTACAGTGGACTACTACAAAGGATCATACGGGGAAGACTAGCAAAAAGACCACGGGGCAGGCAGGATTTGCATAATTGCATTACAGGAGCAAAACGGTCCCGGGGTGTTTGGTCAAACTGCTCGCAAAACTATTTGCCTCACGAAACGAAATCAGCTGACCGAAACTATCCACCCAATCGTCTCTCTTCTCCGGACGAGATCCCAAACTAAGCCCCCACCCACCTCTTCTACCCCCAAGTCCTCAAACTCCTTTTGATCTATTTCCTTGTCGCGGCCGAAGAACCACTAGCTAATTGTCGCCTACTAGCTCTTTTAGTCAGCCAAAACGAACGATGTCAGTTTACCATTGCCGAGATCTCTGCCGCCCACTCCACCGGCCGCagcagtcgtcgtcgtcgtcgtcctccggcCCAGCGCCGACCGCGaccgcgcggcggccgccgcggctTCCTTCTTGTCCTTGAAGAAGCCGAACACCGGGCGCGAGCACACCGGGACGTTGAGCACGACCGGCGTGGCGCGGACGCCGGCCGAGTAGGACCGGTCCATCACGCGGGACCGGGACCGCGACCGCGACCGCATGGACGAGTGGGCGCTGCCGGCGGGGGAGCTGGAGCTGCGCTCTAGGCCCTGGAACACGATCTTGCCTGAGGCGTTCATGCGGGGGGAGTCTACCGAGATCACgcttgcctgctgctgctgctgctgcggcggcggcggcgagggcgacggagacgggcggcggcgagcgggGCTATGCGCGGCGCGCGCAggagcgggagcgggagcagaGGCCGAAGCAGAGACGGGCGGGTGTGGTTGCGGCTGCGGCGCCTGGGGGTGGGAGCGGACAAGGCGGATGCGGGGACGTGGGGTTGGGTCCACGGAGTCGAGGGAGTGGCGCGGGAAGTCGTCGTGGTCGTGcccggacgacgacgacgacgacgagagcgAGTAGCGGGAGGACGTGAGCGACAGCGACGCCTCCGAGTCGGAGCTGTCGCGCAGCAGGAGAGGCGCCGCGGCGAGGTCCGCCACGCGGCCGCCGCCGCTCCGCTGGAGGAGCAGCTTCAGCGACCTGGCCGCCGAGGAGCTGGATGCCCTCGACGAAGGGGTCGCCGCGGGGGATGCCGGGGGCGACGCGGACGCGGACGGCGTCTGGCCGGCCTTCCTGAGCCGCAGCAGCTCCCGCCACCGGCTAGAGCACGTGGGCGCCTTGGGCGAGAACACGTACGGGTCCAGGTCCAGCGCCGCCTCGGGCGCGGAGAGTCGCGCCGCCCGGCTCAGCTCCGGTGCGGCCGGGACCTCCTCGACCAGCGCGGTGTCCCGCCGCCTCTCCACCCCGCGGGCGGCGGCCGCCTGCGGGGGGCGGAGCGGCAGCAGCTTGCCGTCGGCGAAGAGCTCGTCCGCGGGCAGCATCGTGGTGGACGACACGCCGAGGCAGAACTCGAAGTCGATGAAGTCCTTGGAGATCGCCGGCTCCGCCGCATTGGACGCCGCGGCGGGTTCCTCCGCCTCCGCGGCGGTGGCGGAGGCGTCGCGGCCGCCCAGGGACAGGCGCGGGCCGAGCCACCCGAACGTCAAGGCCCCTGCCGCGGCGGGTCCCGCGTGCACGCTGCTAGCTACGGCGGACGCCATTGCCGGCGGCGAGGCGCATCCAGTGGCGGGGGCAGGCAGACAGCGTGCGATCGAGCACTGTACTTGGCTTCGCTGAAGCCGGGCGATGAATGGAACGTGAGCAGGCGACAGGGACAGGACAGGAGTAGCCCGGTAAACGGCAGCGCCAttatatagccgggcacggtaaaTTTCCTGACGCGCGGGCCCGGCCATCCGAGCCAGCCATTGGAAGATGGCCACGTGGCTGTCTCGCGGGTGTCGTGTCTGAGGCTGAGTGAGGGGCTTGAGACGAGGGTTAATCCGTCGTCACTGGTTAATAAGGTAGGTTGGTAATGTTACAGCACAAGGGCAACCCCTGTCTACGTTTCAGCGATTTTGGCTCCTTCCCTCTACAAAATATTCTGACACGTTATTATTAACAAATGCTGGTTAACGCTGTGTCTGCACTGCTGTAGTCGTAACGTTCGCCAGCTTTGCCCGTGCCACGCGAGAAGCAGGATAAGTGACCAGTAGTGATGGGATAGGGCAGCTGATTGCCGGGCTAAACAACAAGCACGCACTAATCAACCACTATTGATACTTTCGTGCACGAATTTGGAAGAATCTTTCGCCATTACTGTTGAAATATGGCCCCTTTTACGCTCAATAGTGGTTGGACCAATTCATATGCGCAACTCCACTAGTTCCTAAAAAAGTTTTTAAGATTAATTATAGTTTTATTAACCAAATAACAACATCCAACAATTTCTTAAATGAAATCTTCAAATATACCAACTTCCTAATACCCATATTTAGTCTCCAGATTTAGGGACATTTTTTACACTCCCTATAACATATTTCGCGCGTCAGTCAAACCAAAGAAATCATTTGTCCGTCATCGAATCCACATCTCATGTACAAGTTATGTACTTTGAATGATTTGTGCTGCGAAAAGGATGGATAATCGTGATCTCGTACAAAATAAAAAATACTAGTAACAAATAGAAGCCGAGTTAACATAACTTAAATATATTTAGCAACCTACAAATTAGGAGTTGTTGGAGACCAAAGTTGCAACTTGCTAAATCTGAATTTGGAGAGTTTTTTAGGGAACTAGTGTACATGATCTAAGAGCAACTCCAGTGGTTCTCTAAAagacttcctaaatcaataatttaggtaattaatatgaaaactattctccaacagttctctaaatgaactttctaaatttaacaatttatcatctaacctcattttctctctacatttggcaaccatttaacaactccctaaacaaaaatgttgactgcattatatagtttttgtgacttattttttatgtggataaatacaaaacaaaattacaacctatatttagagaactattggagaactcacatttttttactccaaaagccatttagcaacttcttaaatctgtgatttagagagctaaaatttacataactattggagttgctctaagaaaGCTATGACGATAGACTTTAGTCCTACGTTGCTCGTCTAAGTAGGAGATAATTAACTTTATATGCCAGGGTGTGCTTTACCCTTTACTTGAGACACACAAACGACTATGAAGGCTGCTATGAACTGACCACATGCGCGGGCTTGCCCGTGTCGTCTGCTCGTGTTCCTCGTCGCTCTAGCAGGAGTAGTGTAAGTAAATCTATAGCATTGGTTAACCAATGTTGTTTTCTTGATTAGTTCGGTTGTCGTTTTAATTCTCGAGTTGTCTAAGATCTGTTTAGGTCTACCATAATGTGGATTATCTATTACTAGATCCGTGTTTTACTGTTTATATATGCGATGGTGCCGTTTGAACtttgcgcgtgtggtcgctcgacCACAGATAGAGAGGTGTCCCGCTTCAAGGCAGGGTCGGCCCCGAGGGGCGCCGGGTGGGGCGGCCACCCTGGGCCCCAAAACTATATGCCCCTAAGTATGTATCGAGTATATGATGTGTGATTTGAAATTTTAGTAATTGGTCTTAGTTTTAGTTTCCATTTGGTAGTCTATCCGTTATCTATTTGTTAACTGCAGCTTGTTGGAAAAACCAAGAAACAAATCGATGAGACCGTCGCAGTCTTAGAGGAAACAAACCATCGCAAAACTGCTAATCTGACGTGACGACACGTTGAATGCGTGTTTTGTTAAATGCATATAGCCATAGTGTGCAGTGTACTAGTCCTCGTATTTTATATGTGTGTATTTCTTCAATCTCATAAATTAATGATTGATCATTTATTATTCTATACAGGGTGCATAAGCCAAAAAAAATATGTACGAAACTCTTTTCTTATTATGCGCGAGTGATTAAAAGGTTAATGCAAGTGATGTGTAGATGAAGTATTGTCTGCTAAAGGAAATTTTTGAGCATGCTAAATAGTTGAATTGTTAGGCTGGTGCCAATGGAGGCTAGAAGGGAGGCGAGAAGGGCCCTCTACCGCCCCGCGCGAGGCGATAGGcaggcgagagggagagagagggcgaCGGCACTCACGCCCGGCGAGAGCGGGCGATATCGCCCCGCTCTCGCCCGCGTTGGCGCGCGCGTCTGGGCGAGAGGGAGGCGAGAGGGGGGCGACGCACTGACGGGACGAGAGTGCGGTGGCGCGACGTGATTGGTCCACGTGTGCCACGTGGACTAGCCGTTTTTTACCGTTTGGAGTCCAAAAAATTCGAAAAAAAATGCAAAAAATCACAAATTTCATTCCCAATCCATCTATAAATATCCCTACCTGTTGGAGGTCATAATTAGATTTATGTAATTTTCTATTAATTGTTATGTAATTTTTTAATTGTCATGTACTTTTCTTTTAATTATTATACACTTTGTAATTTTAAattcaataaaaaatattatgttgtGTGATTTGTAAGCGTTGAAATAAATCTGTGTGAATTATTTAATCCTGAAATAGAAAAGCTGATGTGGCTGTGGGCTGAGGCTATAGCCTGCTACAGCCTGTGCACTGGAACAGCAGAGACGAGAGTGGAGGCGAGAGCTGACGTGGCAGAGGCGAGAGAGAGAGGCTGTGCACTGGACTCAGACTTATTCTACTGTCTCTGTTGTATATGGAATCTTATTTATTGTGTATGTGATTGTTTCATGAAACGAAAAAAATCTTTTTAAAAAACTCGTCGGTGGGGCCTCGGTCGTGGCCGTAAAATGTCAGGAGAGGACAGCCCTGTCCAAGTCTCGTCGGCGGGTCACCTCTCGGAGATGGGGGCACGGGGACGGTTGGTTGGCTTGGCCCCCAACAGTCAGCAGCCACGCAGCAAGCAGGTGGCTGCCACGATACGTGCCGACCCAAAACAGTGCCTACCGACACGGGTACGGGCCACACGGCGACGCGGAAGTGTGATCCTGATCCGTGAGCGAATGCCTCTCGTTTGGCCGCGACGGACGGACGGACGGGTCCGCTGCTGGGCAGTGGTGCACCGGCAAGTACAGCGCCGACGTGACGGGCTGCGGTCCTGCACCGCACCGGCGGCGCCGTGGCTGTGACCTTGACCGGGCGGGGCGGCTGACCTGACCAACCGCCCGTGACGGTGAAAAGTGTCGTGGAACCGCTTTATGCTAGGCCGTTTTGGGTTGAAGAATAAGTTAGTACATAAT
Proteins encoded:
- the LOC103654890 gene encoding flocculation protein FLO11; this encodes MAGPARQEIYRARLYNGAAVYRATPVLSLSPAHVPFIARLQRSQVQCSIARCLPAPATGCASPPAMASAVASSVHAGPAAAGALTFGWLGPRLSLGGRDASATAAEAEEPAAASNAAEPAISKDFIDFEFCLGVSSTTMLPADELFADGKLLPLRPPQAAAARGVERRRDTALVEEVPAAPELSRAARLSAPEAALDLDPYVFSPKAPTCSSRWRELLRLRKAGQTPSASASPPASPAATPSSRASSSSAARSLKLLLQRSGGGRVADLAAAPLLLRDSSDSEASLSLTSSRYSLSSSSSSSGHDHDDFPRHSLDSVDPTPRPRIRLVRSHPQAPQPQPHPPVSASASAPAPAPARAAHSPARRRPSPSPSPPPPQQQQQQASVISVDSPRMNASGKIVFQGLERSSSSPAGSAHSSMRSRSRSRSRVMDRSYSAGVRATPVVLNVPVCSRPVFGFFKDKKEAAAAAARSRSALGRRTTTTTTAAAGGVGGRDLGNGKLTSFVLAD